Sequence from the Helianthus annuus cultivar XRQ/B chromosome 13, HanXRQr2.0-SUNRISE, whole genome shotgun sequence genome:
CAAcgcaagtttcatcaagttgacacttttagcccaaagtttagaaaacatgcttaacgatctcggaatCTCGTGAAATTTTTATCATATATTCTTGGGAGTATATTTGACTATTACGAAGCTTCGGTTTCGTTAAAAGGCCAttcagaggtcagaattgacatattgacacttttaacccttgtaatttataatcttccgattattttcacaaacggcttcgcatacccaatcaatcacccatttaagaatattttcttcacgtgtggtcattcagaggcccaagtttggcatgttgacacttttagtcctttcgtttgcatattttcactcattgtcaactttagtcctttaaacTCAATCTTTCATATAAccggagtttaggacacgtgtctatgtataattggacacgtttttacgtggtgttacatcctcacccccttaaaagaaatctcgaccccgagatttactggaacaagtgagggtacttttgtttcatagtggactcaacttcccatgtatattcgggacctcttcgagcgtcccatttaacctttactatTGGTACATACTTTCTTCGGAACTTTTTGACTTGCCGATCCTCAATTGCTATAGGCTTCTCAACGAATTTCAAGCTTTTATCAACTTGTACGTCCTTATGAGACATAACCAGAGATTCATCGGctaaacatttcttaagattaGAAACGTGGAACACATCATGAATTCCGCTCAGCTCCTCTGGCAGTCTTAGCCTATATGCTACACTGCCAACACATTCGaggatctcgaatggtccgatatatctgGGGCTCAGCTTCCCCTtttttaccaaaacgcatcacacctttccagggtgacattTTTAATAACACTTTATCGCCTACTTCAAACTTTAGAGGCTTTCGTCTCAagtcagcatagcttttctgcctatccctggaaGCTTTTAGGCGATCTCGAATTTGAATAATCTTTTCCGTTgtctcaaggactatatcaggtcctgatatctgagcttctcctacttcggCCCAACAGACAGGTGTTCTGCATCTCCTACCAtacagtgcctcaaaaggcgcagcctgaatgctggtatcataactattgttataggagaactcaatcaaAGGCAGGTGGtcgtcccaactaccacccaaatccataacacatgcacgaagcatgtcttctaaggtctgaatagtacgctcactttgaccatcggtctgagaatggtaagcagtactaaaattcagacgtgagcccaatgattgttggaaacttctccaaaagtgagaggtgtatctagtatctctatcagagataattgccaccggtactccatgaagagctacaatcttatcgacataCAACTGGGCCAgcttatcggagctatgagtctccttgatgggcaagaaatgagctgacttcgtcagtctatcaataataacccatatagtgtcatttccgtgttttgttttaggtaacttggttataaagtccatggttaccatttcccatttccaagtgggaagttTCGGCTGTTGTAGAAGTCCTGATGgcttctgatgttcggctttaatttgagcacatgtcaggcacttagctacatgggtggcaatagatttcttcaaacctatccaccaataattggcctttaaatcttgatacatcttgtcacctcCCGGGTGAACCGAATACTTAGaattgtgggcttcctgaaggattacatcccgaagtcctccttgaataggaacccaaattctgcCATTCATCCTAAGAATTCCATCTTTTCCAGGTGTCAATAATTCAGCGGTTGCACCTAACTTTTCATTTGGAAGATTATCTTCCAACATGGCATCTTTTTGTGCAGCCAACagtctttcattcaaattattcttcaaTTCAATGCTCTTTGCATTGATCCTAATTGGCTTAACTCTTTCCTTCCGGCTTAAAGCATCTGCGACCACATTagccttaccgggatggtagcgaatctcgcaatcataatcatttaacgtttccatccaacgacgttgtctcatattgagttcttttttattgaacaaatgttggagacttttgtgatctgaatagatcacacatttagttccatacagatagtgtctccataACTTTAGTGCGAATATCacagcacccaattccaaatcatgagtggtgtagttcttttcatgcacctttagctgtcgcgaTGCATAGGCAATCACATTGCCCCGttgcataagtacacaccccatgccggtgtgtgaagcatcgcagtaaacaaCAAAGTCTTCAATTCCTTCCGGTAGTGACAAAACCGTAGCGTTGCTCAATCTTTGCTTTAAAGtctcgaaggattcctgctgcttgggaccccagataaatttcacattcttacgggtcaaggaagtcaatggtgcagctattcttgagaagttctcaatgaatctcctataatatcctgctaaacccagaaagctgcgaatttctgtaggTGTCTTAGGTGCTTCCCAATTCATTACAGCCTCTACTTTGGcaggatccacttgaataccgtgttcactgaccacatgtccaagaaactggaccttgcgaagccaaaattcacacttagagaatttggcatataacttctcctgtcgaagcagttctaaaatacatcgaagatgcttttcaTGCTCCATTTGGCTACGTGAGTAGATAAGTATGTCATCTataaaaacaatgacaaacttatctaaatatggtttgcagactctattcatgaggtccatgaatgctgcaggcgcattagtgagcccaaaaggcatcactaagaactcgaagTGTCCATATCTTGTTCTGAATGCCGTCTTTGGAACATCTTCGGTTCGAACcttaagttgatgatacccagatctcaaatctatctttgagaagtaactcgctccttggagttgatcgaacaagtcatcgatcctgggtaaaggataacgattcttgatcgttaccttattcagttcacggtaatcaatgcataaacgcattgatccgtctttctttttcacaaataagattggagctccccaaggcgaagagctgggcTGAATGAAACCTTTTTCCAATAATTCATCCAGTTGAGTTATGAGCTCTTTCATTTCGGTAGGCGCTAGGCGATACGGAGCTCGTGCAATAGGCGCAGATCCAGGGAGAATGTCGatcctgaattctacttgcctctcagtaggtaatccaggtaattcgtcaggaaagacatctgGATACTCTGAAATGATTGGAatatcttcgatcttcggcttcggGTCATTaacagtcacttgtgccatgtaaatgacacatccacCCTTCAAACACTGGGATACTTTAAGAATAGACACATTGCTGGGCAATCCGTACTGTGTGTCTCCTTGGATAGTGACTGATTCACCGGAGGGGGTTTTGATAATGATAAGCTTTTTATCACAGGCAATTTCGACTTGGTTatgtgacaaccaatccatgcctaaaactatatcaaaaccagccaatttcattggcaggAGGGACAGCGGAatagaatggttcctaatggatattgaacatccatcaagaagagttgaagcagattctaaggtaccatcagcgagttctacctcatattttatgtctagagtcttaataggcaaattcaataacttacagaacttatgatctacgaaggacttatcagcaccggaatcaaataagactctagcataaatattattgatgaggaaggtacctgttatgacgttaTCATCGGTCACCGCTTCCCTTGCCTGTATCTGGAATACTCGGGCATTGTTCTTCttagcctcttcaggcttctttgcATACTTGGGGCaattggtcttgatatgccccttttcattgcaaccataacaggttgcgtccttgatgtttcggcactcaacagacttgtgccctttcttcttgcaaatcccacatggttTGGCCTGTGGTTCCCGGTTACACTTGCCAAAGTGTCTCTTATGGCAAGTCTTGCATCTGGGCTTGTTATCAGTCTGCCCCTTCTTGGAACCAGAGTTCCCCTTTCCTTTCTTATTCGATTGAGAGGACTGGTCATCCTCTCTTTTCCTTTCCCTCTTCAGAATTTTTCTTCGCCCTGCTCCTCACTACATCTAATGTGAGGGATAGTGATAGATCCACAACAGATCTATAGGTGGTTAGCTTATAAGCCTTCACATTTCCCTTAATCTCAGTGGCCAAACCACCAATAAAATGCGCGATGCGCTTCGGCTCAGGGGTGACTAAATATGGTACCAACCTGGACATGGAATTGAAACTTGTCACATAAGATCTACAATCTAGATCCTTCATTACGAGAGTGAGAAAATCAGTCTCCACACGCTCTACTTCGTGTTGAGGACAATAAGTGTCCTTAACCAAATCGACAAACTTCTCCCAAGAAAGGTTATACAAATGGACTTTCCCGGTGGACTGCACGAGTGCTTTCCACCACGTAAGGGCATCGCCCTTAAAAGATTGGGAGGCAAACATAACTACATCTTCCTTAGCGCAGTCGCTAATGTCTATCACCgtctccatctcatcaatccacttCATACAATCTATCGCCCCTTTTTCTCCTGTAAAATCCCTCGGCTTACAGGaaacaaaatacttgtaggtacaaCCCTTGGTGTACCTAGGGGTCGGCTCAAGATCTATCTGTCTTTTGGGTATACTACCCTGGTTAGACGAATGCACTGACTCACTCTTCACATGGGTGTGAGATTTAGAATGAGTTTTAGAATGAGTTTGTGACCGAACGATACTCGGCTCCTTAAACTTAGCATCAACCGCTTGAGAGACTGCAGCGGTGATCATAGCTTGTAATTCTGCACCAGTAATGTTAATTCTGGTATTGCCCTGTGCTGGATGACTGTTTACTTCGTCGGAGTCAGCCATTTCTGAATGCTATAATATAGACAATAATAGTAATTTAAATTACATATAAGTTCATTGCATTGATGATTCATtggtcatggtattattaaaccatttaGACCTTTTCAAATCATAATATCTTAAGGCTAATAAAAATAAATGCACTATTATTGGGCAGGGGAAGAATAGAAATTCCACAACTGCCAATGTCATAAAAGGCATTTTACTTATCATTAAACTCGTCTCGAATGACACTGATATAGCTAGGGAGCTTGTCACAAGTACGAGTTGAGATTCTAATTAACGATCTCAAAAATCAGTGATCTTTTAAGGTCTGAACAAAGTTCATTGccctttttgacaagaagtttatgAATTGTACTTTCATTGTCATTTTACACCTTTGCTTAAAGCCtgcatctcaaatggatgtcttGGTGTATATATCACACTGATGTTTGCTAGCCAGGATTCGTATTGATCATTTTGGCTTTATATGACTTGGAAGGGTCCAAGTATCTTTTGGAAGTTTGTGTGGTTTCTCGTACCGCACAGCTAGGaatgttaacacgttttcagatgttaacagagatttattatcttaaaaaggttgtaccattATAGCCAATTTAAtactttggctaggttatacctctaagagtttctttggcagatcaattataaattgaaaGGAAATAACATGGTGTAATAAAATACACACATTTAAAACCAAAGTTAAAACTTCATTAGGAtgaaagcaaatacaactgccctaaacgggacttataGAAAAAAGACAAACTACCCTCGCAGGGGCATACAGAAATgaaaataagtccacgcagggacttgatacagaaatcaaacaaatgtccacacagggacatgattacaacaaacaagaaaataaaacaaCCCTCTATTTCTTCTTTCCCTTGATAAGGTTGGCGAGGCCTTTCATGAAGCTAGTATGCCTCTCCTTGTTCTTCTTAGTTTTATGCTCAACCTTATCCAACCTTTCTAAGATTTCCTGAGTTTGTTGCTGCTGTTGTAGTTGCTGGGATGGAGGTGATTGATATGGAGGATACTGATAACCCTGAATTGGGTAGTCAGTTGGAGGCATAGGAGGGTAAGTAGAAGGATAAAGGTGGTGATACTGAGCAGCCGTAAGATATGGGTCATGAGTTCCGTAGCCCAAAGGATATCCCGACTGGTCTCCATAAGTATTATACCCGGAAGAACCCGGGTATGTCAGAATTGGGTTATCAAATCCCACAGGCGGCATAGGTGGTGAATAAGAAGCTTGTGGAGGGTTATCCTCCGGTGCCGCGTTTGAGGGCCCACCCATCTGAGGGTCCTCTGGAATAGGGGGATAGCAACTCGATCCTCGAGGAGAACTGAAACGGAGTCCTCTTCTAACGGACATGCGGGCGTTCCTCCTTCGCCTCGGAGGCTCGGGAGGTGGTTGCGGTGGCTGCTGTGGTGGCTCCTCTACCGGGAGTGGTGGTGGAGAGACAGCTTGAAGTTGAGGATCATCTAAAGGTGGTTGAGCCGGAGAGCTACGATAAGATGGGGTAAAGAACCAGTCATAGGTAGCCATCCTCTCTTGGAAGGAGTCGGGTCCACGATAAGGAGATCCCTGAAACGGAGACCCACTAGATATGCTGATCGGGTGGCCCGGGGTTCCTGTTTGCATCTCCGGGTTGGGGTCATCATCCATCTCCATTTCCTGAGAGTAATGGTCCTCAGGGCCCAACGGGTTGTAGCCGAGAAAGTCATTAACGTAGTCAGCTGGGTTGAATTGTCTTGGAGAGTAGGGGGATTCGGAATGATGAAATGAATGAGATTGCAAAGAGTTATACGGTGGGTATGATTCATGCGAATGGTGAGATTGGTCCGAATGGTGAGAGTGTTCGGGCTCATTTGGAGCAAATGGTCCGAAAGACGGATGAAAAGATGGCGAAGAGCTGAGCGAGACTGAGTGTCTTGCCGGCTCGAAAGGTTGACCCCACATATCGCGGGAGTCGGAGGTGGAAAAAGACGCCGATGGAGTGCGTCTGTGCGATGGCCCAGCAGATGACGGTCCTCCACGCATGGGACCCTTGCCACGTCCTCTTAGTCTTGGAGGCATGATGATTAACTTCCTGTTTAACAAGagaacaaaataaaacaaaacataaaagtAACAAAGGAAAGATAAAGATGCatcctaggtcatttgcctagactcgtgagtctaaggaatgtgcttattgtgtcattgagattaaacacaaaaggttagtgtttaattcgctcaatgttggctctggtgccaacctgtcacaccccaatattccacgtaataccggtgggcccggtggggagtgtcgtgacgtagttgatatcatcattgtcaacacacacaataatatag
This genomic interval carries:
- the LOC118485821 gene encoding extensin-like, which codes for MPPRLRGRGKGPMRGGPSSAGPSHRRTPSASFSTSDSRDMWGQPFEPARHSVSLSSSPSFHPSFGPFAPNEPEHSHHSDQSHHSHESYPPYNSLQSHSFHHSESPYSPRQFNPADYVNDFLGYNPLGPEDHYSQEMEMDDDPNPEMQTGTPGHPISISSGSPFQGSPYRGPDSFQERMATYDWFFTPSYRSSPAQPPLDDPQLQAVSPPPLPVEEPPQQPPQPPPEPPRRRRNARMSVRRGLRFSSPRGSSCYPPIPEDPQMGGPSNAAPEDNPPQASYSPPMPPVGFDNPILTYPGSSGYNTYGDQSGYPLGYGTHDPYLTAAQYHHLYPSTYPPMPPTDYPIQGYQYPPYQSPPSQQLQQQQQTQEILERLDKVEHKTKKNKERHTSFMKGLANLIKGKKK